A single genomic interval of Paracoccus contaminans harbors:
- a CDS encoding hybrid-cluster NAD(P)-dependent oxidoreductase, producing MATEPAMSAPGWWDPLADDQLRCIAVHQETHDVSSFTFVSPAGKHFRFEAGQYFLFDFPLGGDEESRCYSVSSPPTRPGTITITVKRVPGGRVSNWLHDNLRPGALVRAQGPRGSFVRPATGAPRYLFLSGGSGITPVMSMLREIADRAEPADVVFMHAGRSPRDLVFRDELALLASRMPGLRLVLLPESRQGDPAWPGLTGRISAEMLRLMVPDLAERAVMCCGPAPFMAAARTITAAIGVPAERYFEESFDAAVLEPPVHEPPAASAFKVTFAKQNRSIEVGVEQTVLSCAKREGIRIPSSCANGICGTCKSKLVSGSVDMKHEGGIRQREIDAGMFLPCCSRPLSDLVIDR from the coding sequence ATGGCTACTGAGCCGGCAATGTCAGCGCCGGGCTGGTGGGATCCGCTGGCCGACGATCAGCTGCGCTGCATCGCGGTCCACCAGGAAACCCATGATGTCAGCAGCTTTACCTTCGTCTCGCCCGCGGGAAAGCATTTCCGCTTTGAAGCGGGGCAGTATTTCCTGTTCGATTTTCCCTTGGGCGGGGATGAGGAAAGCCGCTGCTACAGCGTCTCGTCCCCGCCGACCCGGCCGGGCACCATCACGATCACCGTCAAGCGCGTGCCGGGCGGGCGGGTGTCGAACTGGCTGCACGACAATCTGCGGCCCGGCGCGCTCGTGCGGGCGCAGGGGCCGCGCGGCAGCTTCGTGCGGCCGGCAACCGGGGCGCCCAGATACCTGTTCCTGTCGGGCGGATCGGGCATCACACCGGTGATGTCCATGCTGCGCGAGATCGCCGACCGGGCCGAGCCTGCGGATGTGGTGTTCATGCATGCCGGCCGCAGCCCGCGCGACCTTGTCTTCCGTGACGAGCTTGCGCTGCTGGCCTCGCGCATGCCCGGCCTGCGGCTGGTCCTGCTGCCCGAAAGCCGGCAGGGCGATCCCGCCTGGCCGGGCCTGACCGGGCGCATCTCGGCCGAGATGCTGCGGCTGATGGTTCCAGATCTGGCCGAGCGGGCGGTGATGTGCTGCGGCCCTGCGCCCTTCATGGCCGCCGCCCGCACCATCACTGCCGCCATCGGCGTTCCGGCCGAACGCTATTTCGAGGAAAGCTTCGACGCCGCCGTGCTGGAACCCCCGGTGCATGAACCTCCGGCCGCCTCGGCGTTCAAGGTGACCTTCGCCAAGCAGAACCGCAGCATCGAGGTCGGCGTGGAACAGACTGTCCTGTCCTGCGCCAAGCGTGAAGGCATCCGCATCCCGTCGTCCTGCGCGAACGGCATCTGCGGCACCTGCAAATCGAAACTGGTCAGCGGCAGCGTGGACATGAAGCACGAAGGCGGCATCCGCCAGCGCGAGATCGACGCGGGGATGTTCCTGCCCTGCTGCTCGCGCCCGCTGAGCGATCTGGTGATCGACCGCTAG
- a CDS encoding quaternary amine ABC transporter ATP-binding protein, translated as MPEPLAIEIRDLYKIFGAHPAAHVEAVRAGMTKTELNQRHRHVLGLRDINLSIDPGSIQVVMGLSGSGKSTLIRHINRLIEPTAGQIVIGGQDVLAMAPAALRDFRRHQTAMVFQKFALLPHRTVIDNVSYGLEVQGVAQDRRHREASRWIERVGLAGYENRYPSQLSGGMQQRVGLARALTNDAPILLMDEAYSALDPLIRYDMQTVLLDLQKEIRKTIVFITHDFDEALRIGDRIALLRDGSVIQEGTGQDMVLRPADDYVASFVQHVDRAKVVQAASVMQPLSGEATGPTIPARSGLGEAIRAMSAGGIDRVTVVDEAGRAIGVLPMTRAIAVAAGDS; from the coding sequence ATGCCTGAGCCGCTCGCCATCGAGATCCGCGATCTCTACAAGATCTTCGGCGCCCATCCCGCCGCCCATGTCGAGGCCGTGCGCGCCGGCATGACCAAGACCGAGCTGAACCAGCGCCACCGCCACGTCCTGGGCCTGCGCGATATCAACCTGTCGATCGATCCCGGCTCGATCCAGGTGGTCATGGGTCTGTCGGGGTCGGGCAAGTCCACGCTGATCCGCCACATCAACCGGCTGATCGAGCCGACCGCCGGCCAGATCGTCATCGGCGGGCAGGACGTGCTGGCGATGGCCCCCGCCGCGCTGCGCGATTTCCGCCGCCACCAAACGGCGATGGTCTTCCAGAAATTCGCCCTGCTGCCGCACCGGACGGTGATCGACAACGTCTCCTATGGCCTTGAGGTGCAAGGCGTCGCGCAGGACAGGCGCCATCGCGAGGCGTCGCGCTGGATCGAGCGGGTGGGCCTTGCCGGCTATGAGAACCGCTATCCCAGCCAGCTGTCCGGGGGGATGCAGCAGCGCGTCGGGCTGGCGCGCGCGCTGACCAATGACGCGCCGATCCTGCTGATGGACGAGGCCTATTCGGCGCTGGACCCCTTGATCCGTTATGACATGCAGACAGTGCTGCTGGATCTGCAGAAGGAGATCCGCAAGACCATCGTCTTCATCACCCATGACTTTGACGAGGCGCTGCGGATCGGCGATCGGATCGCGCTCTTGCGCGACGGCTCGGTCATCCAGGAAGGCACCGGGCAGGATATGGTCCTGCGTCCTGCCGACGACTATGTGGCCAGCTTCGTGCAGCATGTGGACCGTGCCAAGGTCGTGCAGGCGGCCTCGGTCATGCAGCCGTTGTCGGGCGAGGCGACCGGTCCGACCATTCCCGCCCGCAGCGGACTGGGCGAGGCGATCCGCGCCATGTCGGCGGGCGGCATCGACCGGGTGACGGTGGTGGACGAGGCCGGTCGCGCCATCGGCGTTCTGCCGATGACCCGCGCCATCGCCGTGGCCGCGGGCGACAGCTGA
- a CDS encoding ABC transporter permease: MPDWLNRFPQMDETTLRDLKRVIDEGFRQFSRSHGSGIEAVFDPLRRLLIQGERLMLGMPWPLVLALAAALAWWGSRSIRLTIASVLTLAATGYFGMWEDTMRTIAMILVCTLVAIAIGIPLGILMARSDRMRGIMNPLLDVMQTMPSFVYLIPVVMLLGIGRVAGMIAVVIYALPPIIRLTNLGLREVDREVIEAADAFGSSAWQRLWKVELPLALPTIMAGVNQTIMMALAMVVIASMIGVQGLGQPVLKAISNQYFTLGLFNGFAIVGIAIIFDRISQAFGRRLQKHRGGHDA, from the coding sequence ATGCCCGACTGGCTGAATCGCTTTCCCCAGATGGATGAGACAACGCTGCGCGATCTCAAGCGCGTGATCGACGAGGGATTCCGTCAGTTCTCGCGCAGCCATGGCAGCGGGATCGAAGCGGTCTTCGATCCCCTGCGCCGCCTGCTGATCCAGGGCGAAAGACTGATGCTGGGGATGCCCTGGCCGCTGGTCCTGGCCCTTGCCGCGGCGCTTGCCTGGTGGGGCAGCCGCAGCATCCGCCTGACGATCGCCAGCGTCCTGACGCTGGCCGCGACGGGCTATTTCGGGATGTGGGAGGACACGATGCGCACCATCGCCATGATCCTCGTCTGCACCCTGGTGGCCATCGCCATCGGCATCCCGCTTGGCATCCTGATGGCGCGGTCGGACCGCATGCGCGGGATCATGAACCCGCTGCTGGACGTGATGCAGACCATGCCCAGCTTTGTCTATCTGATTCCGGTGGTGATGCTGCTGGGGATCGGCCGCGTCGCGGGCATGATCGCCGTCGTGATCTATGCCCTGCCGCCGATCATCCGCCTGACCAATCTGGGCCTGCGCGAGGTTGACCGCGAGGTGATCGAGGCCGCCGACGCCTTCGGCTCGTCCGCCTGGCAACGGCTGTGGAAGGTTGAACTGCCGCTGGCGCTGCCGACGATCATGGCGGGCGTGAACCAGACGATCATGATGGCGCTGGCGATGGTGGTCATCGCCTCGATGATCGGGGTTCAGGGCTTGGGCCAGCCGGTGCTGAAGGCGATTTCCAACCAGTATTTCACACTGGGCCTGTTCAACGGCTTTGCCATCGTCGGCATCGCCATCATCTTCGACCGCATCAGCCAGGCCTTCGGCCGCCGCCTGCAGAAGCACCGGGGAGGCCATGATGCCTGA
- a CDS encoding ABC transporter substrate-binding protein, with translation MRTILTLAALGFGLAGAPALAQDQTCGDLSLSNMNWQSAEVLAALDQFILNKGYGCNAEIVAGDTVPSITSLIEQGRPEVVPEAWINLLPDLVAKAKDEGRIVYGAKALSDGGQQGWFVPKYFADAHPEITTIQELLKHPDLFPDPEKPGKGAIYNGPEGWGGTIVTTQMFKAYGAEAQGWNLIDTGSAAGLDGAIARAYENKQPIVAFYWEPTALLGKYAMVRLQHGAPLDDAEWERCTSKADCTDPKVNDWKADVVYTLISSDFAKRAPKDVIDYLDKRSWTNETVNRLMAWMSDNQSTGEDGAREFLRTQPDLWTQWVTPAAAEKIKAAL, from the coding sequence ATGCGCACAATCCTGACCCTCGCCGCGCTGGGGTTCGGCCTTGCCGGTGCCCCCGCACTGGCCCAGGACCAGACATGCGGCGATCTGTCGCTGTCGAACATGAACTGGCAGAGCGCCGAGGTGCTGGCGGCGCTGGACCAGTTCATCCTGAACAAGGGCTATGGCTGCAACGCCGAGATCGTCGCCGGCGATACCGTGCCCTCGATCACCTCGCTGATCGAGCAGGGCCGCCCCGAGGTCGTGCCCGAAGCCTGGATCAACCTGCTGCCCGACCTTGTCGCCAAGGCCAAGGACGAGGGCCGGATCGTCTATGGCGCCAAGGCGCTGTCGGACGGCGGCCAGCAGGGCTGGTTCGTGCCGAAATATTTTGCCGACGCCCATCCCGAGATCACCACGATCCAGGAACTGCTCAAGCATCCCGACCTGTTTCCCGATCCCGAAAAGCCGGGCAAGGGCGCCATCTATAACGGTCCCGAGGGATGGGGCGGCACGATCGTGACCACGCAGATGTTCAAGGCTTACGGCGCCGAGGCGCAGGGCTGGAACCTGATCGACACAGGATCTGCCGCGGGCCTCGATGGCGCCATCGCGCGCGCTTATGAAAACAAACAGCCGATCGTGGCCTTCTACTGGGAACCGACGGCGCTGCTGGGCAAATATGCGATGGTGCGTCTGCAGCATGGGGCGCCGCTGGACGATGCGGAATGGGAACGCTGCACGTCCAAGGCCGACTGCACCGATCCCAAGGTCAACGACTGGAAGGCGGATGTTGTCTATACGCTGATTTCCAGCGACTTCGCCAAGCGGGCGCCCAAGGACGTGATCGACTATCTCGACAAGCGGTCCTGGACGAACGAGACGGTGAACAGGCTGATGGCCTGGATGTCCGACAACCAGTCCACCGGCGAGGATGGCGCACGCGAATTCCTGCGCACCCAGCCCGATCTGTGGACCCAGTGGGTGACACCGGCCGCCGCCGAAAAGATCAAGGCCGCCCTGTAA
- a CDS encoding TetR/AcrR family transcriptional regulator, which yields MDNPSPHLKRPKERGSRDLWLDAAQGALVDNGVDSLRIQLLSDRLSLSRTSFYWFFDSREELLEALLDRWEQTNTRAFLAATEAYAETAAESVLNLMAMFIRGDRFDAGFEFAVRSWALQSGDTMRRVRLADEARMEALRVMLRRFGYDGVDADVRARTIYLVQIGYISMQPDETVETRLARIASYVRIYTGKDPTQSEIGRFLAPFGYQPDDDGRPVPVKRGVD from the coding sequence ATGGACAATCCCTCGCCCCATCTCAAACGGCCCAAGGAACGCGGCTCGCGCGACTTGTGGCTCGATGCCGCGCAGGGGGCGCTGGTGGACAACGGCGTGGACAGCCTGCGCATCCAGTTGCTGTCGGACCGGCTGAGCTTGTCGCGCACCAGCTTCTACTGGTTCTTCGACAGCCGCGAGGAACTGCTGGAGGCGCTTCTGGATCGTTGGGAGCAGACCAACACCCGCGCCTTCCTCGCCGCGACCGAAGCCTATGCCGAAACCGCAGCCGAATCGGTGCTGAACCTGATGGCGATGTTCATCCGGGGCGATCGGTTCGATGCCGGGTTCGAATTCGCCGTGCGCAGCTGGGCGCTGCAATCGGGCGATACCATGCGCCGCGTGCGGCTGGCCGACGAGGCCCGGATGGAGGCGCTGCGCGTCATGCTGCGGCGCTTTGGCTATGACGGGGTCGATGCCGACGTGCGGGCGCGAACCATCTATCTGGTCCAGATCGGCTATATCTCGATGCAGCCCGACGAGACGGTGGAAACGCGGCTGGCGCGGATCGCTTCCTATGTCCGCATCTATACCGGCAAGGACCCGACCCAGAGCGAGATCGGCCGCTTTCTTGCCCCCTTCGGCTATCAGCCGGATGACGATGGCCGGCCGGTGCCTGTCAAACGCGGCGTCGATTGA
- a CDS encoding NAD(P)-binding protein — protein MSTDPLLQPFQLRHLTLKNRLLLTSHEPAYGEDGLPKDRYRAYHVERAKGGVALTMTAGSAVVGPDSPPAFGNLLLYKDEVVPWMKRLVDECHDHGAAVMIQVTHMGRRTRWDRGDWLPVLGPSHEREAAHRAFPKRIEDWDIARIVTQFADAAERMKAAGVDGIELQAYGQLLAQFWTPSINDLGPPYGGNLENRLRFTFEVLDAIRARVGPDFIVGMRVVPDEQMPGGVTREDGAEIARLLRGTGQVDFLNIVRGHIDTDAGLTDLIPIHGMPSAPHLDFAGEIRASTRMPTFHAARIQDVATARHAVASGLLDMVGMTRAHIADPHIVRKIMAGAEDRIRPCVGANYCLDRIYQGGMALCIHNAASGREETLPHAAAPAARPRRVTIVGAGPAGLEAARVAAERGHAVTVFEAADQPGGQVRLAALQPRRRELGQIISWRQAECDRMGVAFHFNSYAEAGEVLDTDPEVVIVATGGLPHTEVLAQGNELVVSAWDILSGDMRPGANVLVFDDAGDHAALQAAQAIAETGAAVEIVTPDRSFAPEIMAMNLVPYMRALQKGQTTFTVTWRLRAVVREGNLLRVTLGSDYGEAARERLVDQVVVNHGTRPLDELYFDLKPLSSNLGEVDYGAMIAGHPQQVVRNPEGRFQLFRIGDAVSARNTHAAVHDALRLVKDL, from the coding sequence ATGTCCACCGACCCGCTGTTGCAGCCCTTCCAGCTGCGCCACCTGACGCTCAAGAACCGCCTGCTGCTGACCTCGCACGAGCCGGCCTATGGCGAGGACGGGCTGCCCAAGGATCGCTACCGCGCCTATCACGTCGAACGCGCCAAGGGCGGCGTTGCCCTGACCATGACGGCGGGATCGGCGGTGGTCGGCCCGGACAGCCCGCCCGCCTTCGGCAACCTGTTGCTTTACAAGGACGAGGTCGTGCCGTGGATGAAGCGGCTGGTGGACGAATGTCACGACCACGGCGCGGCGGTGATGATCCAGGTCACCCATATGGGCCGCCGCACCCGCTGGGACCGCGGCGATTGGCTGCCGGTTCTGGGCCCCTCGCATGAACGCGAGGCCGCGCACCGCGCCTTTCCCAAGCGGATCGAGGACTGGGACATCGCCCGGATCGTGACGCAGTTCGCCGACGCGGCCGAGCGGATGAAGGCCGCCGGCGTCGATGGGATCGAGCTGCAGGCCTATGGCCAGTTGCTGGCGCAGTTCTGGACGCCCTCGATCAACGACCTCGGCCCGCCCTATGGCGGCAACCTGGAAAACCGCCTGCGCTTCACCTTCGAGGTGCTGGACGCCATCCGCGCCCGCGTCGGCCCGGATTTCATCGTCGGCATGCGCGTCGTGCCGGACGAGCAGATGCCCGGCGGCGTGACGCGCGAGGACGGGGCCGAGATCGCCCGCCTGCTGCGGGGCACCGGCCAGGTCGATTTCCTGAACATCGTCCGCGGCCATATCGACACCGATGCCGGCCTGACCGACCTGATCCCGATCCACGGCATGCCGTCTGCGCCGCATCTCGACTTTGCCGGAGAGATCCGCGCCAGCACCCGGATGCCGACCTTCCACGCCGCCCGGATCCAGGACGTGGCCACCGCCCGCCACGCCGTGGCCAGCGGGCTGCTGGACATGGTGGGCATGACCCGCGCCCATATCGCCGACCCCCATATCGTCCGCAAGATCATGGCCGGGGCCGAGGACCGCATCCGCCCCTGCGTCGGCGCGAATTACTGCCTCGACCGCATCTATCAGGGCGGCATGGCCCTGTGCATCCACAACGCCGCCTCGGGGCGGGAGGAGACGCTGCCTCATGCCGCCGCCCCCGCCGCCCGGCCGCGCCGCGTCACCATCGTGGGCGCCGGTCCCGCTGGGCTGGAAGCGGCACGTGTCGCCGCTGAGCGCGGCCATGCGGTGACGGTGTTCGAGGCCGCGGACCAGCCCGGCGGGCAGGTCCGCCTTGCCGCCCTGCAACCCCGCCGGCGCGAGCTTGGGCAGATCATCTCGTGGCGGCAGGCGGAATGTGATCGCATGGGCGTCGCCTTCCATTTCAACAGCTATGCCGAAGCAGGCGAGGTGCTGGACACCGATCCGGAGGTGGTCATCGTCGCTACCGGCGGGCTGCCGCATACCGAGGTGCTGGCGCAGGGCAATGAGCTGGTCGTGTCTGCCTGGGACATCCTGTCGGGCGACATGCGCCCCGGCGCGAACGTGCTGGTCTTTGACGACGCGGGGGACCATGCGGCGCTGCAGGCCGCGCAGGCGATTGCCGAAACCGGCGCGGCGGTGGAAATCGTCACCCCCGACCGCAGCTTTGCGCCCGAGATCATGGCGATGAACCTCGTGCCCTACATGCGCGCGCTGCAGAAAGGGCAGACGACCTTTACCGTCACCTGGCGCCTGCGCGCGGTGGTGCGCGAGGGCAACCTGCTGCGCGTCACGCTGGGCAGCGACTATGGCGAGGCGGCGCGCGAGCGGCTGGTCGATCAGGTCGTCGTCAACCACGGCACAAGGCCGCTGGATGAGCTGTATTTCGACCTGAAACCGCTGTCGTCAAATCTGGGCGAGGTCGATTACGGCGCCATGATCGCCGGCCACCCCCAGCAGGTCGTCCGCAACCCAGAAGGGCGTTTCCAGCTGTTCCGCATTGGCGACGCCGTTTCCGCCCGCAACACACATGCCGCTGTCCATGACGCGCTGCGACTGGTCAAGGATCTCTAA
- a CDS encoding aminomethyltransferase family protein: MELGGWERAHGYASNDHLLDKYGDRVPVRAHEWDNRHFWRVSNAEHLELSENYGIINLSHFHVTELSGPDHVALLEWLCAARIGGDANIGKGIYTHFLDDEGHVRADFTVIRLADRCRLVNGADAGPRDLAYMRRVAEDRGLDVTITDVTERFVTIGIWGPNARTNLQKVVEDPAALEPGAFPFAAIRTIRIAGRAVMAFRISYVGEQGWELHMAYEDGLAVWDALRSTGAPAVGVETYANSRRLEKSLRLQNADLRTEYNLFEADLARPKVKDADFRGKARHLEYRARDHQPAMLCTLVMTDNVDSAGIARYPVGILPVLDPATGETLVDELGRRSYVTSMAYGPTIGSNIGLAYLPWRYCQQGRRLIVEYMGEQFPVEIAAVGNKALYDPENLRPRS, translated from the coding sequence ATGGAACTGGGCGGCTGGGAACGCGCGCATGGCTATGCCTCCAACGATCACCTGCTGGACAAATACGGCGACCGCGTGCCGGTGCGCGCCCATGAATGGGACAACCGGCATTTCTGGCGGGTGTCGAATGCCGAGCATCTTGAGCTGTCCGAGAATTACGGCATCATCAACCTGTCGCATTTCCACGTCACCGAGCTGTCCGGCCCCGACCATGTCGCGCTGCTGGAATGGCTGTGCGCGGCGCGGATCGGCGGCGACGCCAATATCGGCAAGGGCATCTATACCCATTTCCTCGACGACGAGGGCCATGTCCGCGCCGATTTCACCGTCATCCGGCTGGCCGACCGCTGCCGGCTGGTCAACGGCGCCGATGCCGGGCCGCGCGATCTGGCCTACATGCGCCGGGTGGCCGAGGATCGGGGGCTGGACGTCACCATCACCGACGTGACCGAACGCTTCGTCACCATTGGGATCTGGGGACCGAACGCCCGAACCAACCTGCAAAAGGTGGTCGAAGACCCGGCCGCGCTGGAGCCGGGCGCCTTTCCCTTTGCCGCCATTCGCACCATCCGCATCGCGGGGCGCGCGGTCATGGCCTTTCGCATTTCCTATGTCGGCGAGCAGGGCTGGGAACTGCACATGGCCTATGAGGACGGGCTGGCCGTCTGGGACGCGCTGCGGTCCACCGGCGCGCCGGCGGTCGGGGTGGAAACCTACGCCAATTCGCGCCGGTTGGAAAAAAGCCTGCGCCTGCAGAACGCGGACCTGCGGACCGAATACAACCTGTTCGAGGCGGACCTTGCCCGGCCCAAGGTCAAGGACGCCGATTTCCGCGGCAAGGCCAGGCACCTGGAATACCGCGCGCGCGATCACCAGCCGGCGATGCTGTGCACGCTGGTGATGACCGACAATGTCGATTCCGCCGGCATTGCCCGCTATCCCGTAGGCATCCTTCCGGTGCTCGACCCCGCGACGGGCGAGACGCTGGTCGATGAGCTGGGCCGCCGGTCCTATGTCACCTCGATGGCCTATGGCCCGACCATCGGCAGCAACATCGGGCTGGCCTATCTGCCCTGGCGATATTGCCAGCAGGGCCGCCGGCTGATCGTCGAATATATGGGAGAGCAGTTCCCGGTCGAGATCGCGGCGGTCGGGAACAAGGCCCTGTATGATCCGGAAAACCTGCGCCCGCGCAGCTGA